CGTGAATCGCACTCACGAGGTCGGGGGTTCGAGTCCCCTTAGCTCCACCAAACCGAGGGCGGAGGCCAGCCCCTCCGCCCTCCATTGTTTGCCAGACGCCGCCGTTTGTCCCCGTCGTGCCCCTCTGCTACAATAGAACCAGCCAGGAACCGTCAACCGGCGTCGCATTCCCGGGCACCCCTGGCCCGCGACGGGACTGAGAGGTGAGTCTTCGATGAAGGACCTGCTGTGCGACCAGTTTCAGGAAACGGTGAGCGAGTGCCTCATCCGTCACCGCAGCGTGCTGGATATCATGGCGAAGTACCAGGAGTCCAACGCCCGCGTCAACCGGGCGCTCACGAAGTCGGTGACCTCCTGCGGCTGCATCGAGATTCACGGCACCAAGCAGCGCTACCCCCAGGACGCGACGCTGGAACAGCTGCGGGATCACGCGATGGAGCACATCACCGGCAAGCTGTGCGACCACTGCCGCGAGGTGATCGAGGCGGAGATCGGCAACAACCTCTTCTACCTCGCCGCGCTGTGCAACGTGCTCGACCTCAACCTCTACGACGTCCTGTTGAAGGAGCACAAGAAGCTGAGCGCCCTGGGACTGTACAACTTCGCGGACTGACCCGGCAGGCAAGACACAGGAAAATGGCCCGAGCCAGGCTGCTCGGGCTTTTTTCGTTGGCGCTACAGCTGCCGCTCCAGGGCGAACTGCATCCGCATCCGGCGCAGCCCCTCCTGGATCGCCCGCGCCCGCACCTCGCCGATGCCCTCCACGTCGTCCAGCTCCTCCAGCGAGGCGGCGAGCACGCGCTGCAGCCGGCCAAACCGGGCCACCAAGTTCTCAATGACAGCGGCGGGCAGCCGGGGGATGCGCCGGAGCATGCGGTAGCCCCGGGCACCCAGGGGGCTGTCCAGCGCGCCGGCGCCCAGCAGCCGGGCGACGGCTGCCAGGTCCTGCAGCTCCTCGTACGTCCACTCGGCCATCTGCTGCCGAAGCGCCGCCGCGTGCTGAGGGTCATCGGTGCTGGCGTAGTCGCGGATGATGAGCAGCCCCTCCGCCGCCACGCCGGCCAGCAGCTCCTCCAGCTGCATCGCCACCAGCCGGCCCTCCGTGCCCAGCTCGACGATGTACCGCTCGATCTCCTTCCCGATGCGCAGCAACATCTCGGTGCGCTGCACCACCAGCGCCACATCCAGCGCGCTGACCATGTCGTCCAGCTCCAGCGCGGAGAGGCGGGCCACCGCCTGGTCCCGGACCAGCTTGTACTTCTCCAGGGTCTGCAGGGCCTGGTTGGCCTTGGTCAGGACCACGGCGAAGTCCCGCAGGATGTACTTCATCGGGCCCTTGTACAGCGTGATCAGGTCCCGGCGCTGGGAGATGGAGATCACCAACTCGCCGGTCTGTCGGGCCACCCGCTCCGCCGTGCGGTGGCGGGTGCCCGTCTCGCTGGTGGGGATCGACGGGTCGGGCACCAGCATGGCGTTCGCATAGAGGATGCGCTGGGCGTCCCGGGTGAGGATGATCGCCCCGTCCATCTTGGCCAGCTCGTACAGCCGCGTGGGCGTGAACTCGCAGTCCAGGCGGAAACCCCCGTCCACGAGCGCCAGGACCTCCGGGGAGTCGCCGACGACGATCAGCGACCCGGTCCTGGCCAGCAGGATGGACTCCAGCCCCTCCCGCAGCGCGGTGCCGGGGGCGAGTTGCTGCAGCACCTGCCAGAAGCCGCTTCGGTCCTCCATCCCCGCACCCCCTGCGCGCGGCTCAGCGGCCGAGGGCCGCCTCGAGTCCTTCCATCACCGTCTCCACGCCGACCAGTTCCACGTCGGTCTTCATGCTTAGGCTACGGAGGTTCGCCCGTGGCAATACCATGCGGTCGAAACCCATCTTCTCGGCCTCGCGAATGCGCTGGTCGATGCGGGACACCGCCCGCACCTCGCCGGCCAGCCCGACCTCGCCCACGACCACCGTACGCGGGTCGGGAGGCTGGTCCCGGAAGCTGGAGGCCAGGGCCACCGCCAGGGCCAGGTCGATCGCGGGCTCCGCCAGCCGCACCCCGCCCGCCACCTTGACGTAGGCGTCATGGTTGCCCAGCAGCAGTCCCACCCGCTTCTCCAGCACCGCGATGATCAGCTGCAGCCGGTTCAGGTCGATGCCCTCCGCGGTCCGCCGCGGCGTCACGAAGGTGGACGCGCTCACCAGCGCCTGCACCTCCACCAGGAGCGGCCGGGTGCCCTCCATCGCCGGCATGACCACGGAGCCCGCCACCTCCACCGGCCGCTCCGCCAGGAACAGCTGGGAGGCGTTGCCGACCGGCGCCAGGCCCGCGTCCCGCATCTCGAAGATGCCAATCTCATTCGTGGAGCCGAAGCGGTTTTTCACCGCGCGCAGGATCCGGAAGCTGGCGTGCCGGTCGCCCTCGAAGTAGAGAACGGTGTCCACGATATGCTCCAGTACCCGCGGGCCGGCCAGGGAGCCCTCTTTGGTGACGTGGC
The nucleotide sequence above comes from Symbiobacterium thermophilum IAM 14863. Encoded proteins:
- the radA gene encoding DNA repair protein RadA; translation: MAKSRSAFFCQECGYESPRWMGRCPGCGAWNTMVEEPVNPPGGRGLLTSDPGTGGPPLAIGEVETEDAQRLETGMDELDRVLGGGIVPGSFVLVGGDPGIGKSTLLLQLAAGVARQHGTVLYASGEESARQIRMRADRLGTIHPRLLVLAETNLEAIAHHAAQVAPRLLIVDSIQTVFRPDLPSAPGSVSQVRECAAQLLRVAKGQNLAIFIVGHVTKEGSLAGPRVLEHIVDTVLYFEGDRHASFRILRAVKNRFGSTNEIGIFEMRDAGLAPVGNASQLFLAERPVEVAGSVVMPAMEGTRPLLVEVQALVSASTFVTPRRTAEGIDLNRLQLIIAVLEKRVGLLLGNHDAYVKVAGGVRLAEPAIDLALAVALASSFRDQPPDPRTVVVGEVGLAGEVRAVSRIDQRIREAEKMGFDRMVLPRANLRSLSMKTDVELVGVETVMEGLEAALGR
- the disA gene encoding DNA integrity scanning diadenylate cyclase DisA produces the protein MEDRSGFWQVLQQLAPGTALREGLESILLARTGSLIVVGDSPEVLALVDGGFRLDCEFTPTRLYELAKMDGAIILTRDAQRILYANAMLVPDPSIPTSETGTRHRTAERVARQTGELVISISQRRDLITLYKGPMKYILRDFAVVLTKANQALQTLEKYKLVRDQAVARLSALELDDMVSALDVALVVQRTEMLLRIGKEIERYIVELGTEGRLVAMQLEELLAGVAAEGLLIIRDYASTDDPQHAAALRQQMAEWTYEELQDLAAVARLLGAGALDSPLGARGYRMLRRIPRLPAAVIENLVARFGRLQRVLAASLEELDDVEGIGEVRARAIQEGLRRMRMQFALERQL